The DNA segment CCCTTGTTCTTAAAAATGGCCACCAACACACTTCTCCTCCATTCCTGATGCATCTGAATGGCCATCTCAGTGCCCAGACCTAAATGtgattgaaaatctgtggtgtgatttaaaacGGGCTGTCCATGTTGGGAAAcgatcaaacctgactcaactggagatgttttggaaagaggaatggtcaaaaataccttcaaccagaatccagaccctgattggaagctataggaagcatttatttctgcaaaaggaggatttactaaatattgattttttttgttgggatgcccaaatttatgcacctgcctactttagtttaaataattattgcacactttctgtaaataaacttcatttgacttctcatctatcactgtgttggtctgctatatatgacatatttacctggaatggctgatcccaagcAGTCATTTAGAAAGGAACATCTTGAACATTATCAGGGTGCCCAAacgttttcataccactgtatgtgATGGTGTACATGGTGTTTATGTGTTGCAGGTGGTGGTAGCTGAGTTGTTTGACGCCATCGTTAACGACCCTACCAAAGATGTCTTCATCCAGTTCTATTCTCCATCCTGTCCACACTGCAAGAAACTCCAACCTGTTTATACCCAGCTGGCCCAGATGGTACACCTTCATCTCACCATTCCCTCTCTCCTACTGCATTTCTCTCATTCAACAGTATAAACACACAACACTATACAAATACACAACTCTAGAAATACACTATATAAATACACAACACATATATAACAATGTAATACATAACACCATAACTCGTGGGATGTAGTTTGCGTACATGCCAAATAGCAGTGTGGGGTACCCGGCCTACTTGGAGTCCATCAAAGAGggttcaacgcccatgtgggcaattaCAGTgttccctggggggggggggggtgattgggAGGAATGACCTCCCCAATCTGAACCGCTGCattgtgatgttattggacttctttgcaaaccacagtttgtccataactaacatgTTCCAACATAGGATGTCCACATGTGCACGAGGCACCAGGACACCcaaggccgcaggtctatgatcgactttgtagtcgtatcatcagacctgcgtctaCATGTTCTGGgcacacgggtgaagagaggggctgagcgcTCAACTGATCAACACCTGAACAGACCTGGGTGACCCATGTGTAATGAGGGTGTGCTGGCAGTGTCTGCCTTTTGTCAAGTCTTCAATCTCACATCTGGCAGACCTTGGCTGCATCCCGGGGGTTGACGAGGATATCGAGTGTGAATGGTGCCCCAAACCCTATGGTAGACACCAGAGATCAGGGGGTGCTGTCAAGCTGAAGAATCTGTCCTATCAAGCATgaatggcttgtgggactcctgaaacggctgacaggtactgtcaggccaagcGACACGCTGCTTTGGCGGTGGTCTAGGCAAAAACGTGAGCTCCGCGAGGCACTGCCGCATGACTTTCGATGGCAAACCATCTGACGCGCCAGAAAGTGGAAGCAGTGCCCGGGGTCTGCTGACCTGGACTGAGGATACAGTCAAACGGTGggaggaatactttgaggcccttctcaatcccactgacataccttccatagaggaagcagagccCAAGGACAGTTACATCACcatggctgaggtatctggggtcgtAAAAATGCTCCCCAGTGGCATAGCCCCAGGGGTTCCGCCCtaaattcctcaaggctctggatgttgagggactgtcttggctgacacgtcttcAACATTGAGTGGAAGTCGGGAACGATACCTGTGTCCACCGATTGGTATTGGCTGATGAGCATGGTGGGTGCGTGGTGGGTGCACGTCAGTCTCAGCACTTTCCCAGTTCAGCTGTCCAATGAGTGGaccactcaattgtaatctgatgcatgttcaaatgaaataaaaccattaccatataaatacaccatatactgtatgatagTATAAATACATCATAGACATACCATATATGatagtataaatataaaatggacAAGAGTCGTTcttgtagttttattttgaaaatccagACCCATTGGTTGAGTCTTCCTCCTGTTCTGCCAGTTGTCTACAGATCCTACCGTCGTCATCGCCAAGATGAACGCCATTGCTAACGATGTCCCCCCCGGATATGACGTGCAGGGGTGAGAAGATGTGACACACGTGTTGGTGTGTGGCGTGGTGACGAATAATCCATGTCTCCTCCCCAGCTACCCCACCTTCTACTTGGCCGCCGCTGGCAGCAAGGACCAGCCCGTTCGATATGAGGTGaagaaaatgctttatttagttCATTTCCTGCCTGCTCCAGAAAGGTTGTACAACCGTCATCCTATGTTGCAGGGGGGACGAGAACTTGGAGACTTCCTGCGTTTCCTGCGGCGGgaggccaatcacagcgcatcCAAGCAGGAACTCTGATCATGTGTGTCACATGGCTTTGAAAGACACCATTCTTAtcgatgtatttatttattcattcacggtgtatttatttgtcatgtatTGTTGAGGCAGTCCCGCTGCACAATTAAATAATTTCTGGGTGCTAAAACGTGTTGTTTTTTGGAGCACAATACCTACCGAACCGGCCCTACATACACAGTATGCATCCACCATAAGTATATACCGTTTACATGGCTGTATAAATATGTTTACGTGgacacatattttatatatacctGTATGGATGGCTGCGCACACAGATATATTATGATTACTGTGTAAATGCATTGTCGCGGAGGCGCCGAGTAGGCGGGGCTTCGATGTCGGTCGTCCTCATGCCCTCCTTATTGGCTCCGCCCATGCTACCGCCCAAACCGTCGCTAGTTCCTCTCTGATCTGGAAGCTGCGTTGTCCCGCTGTTCCTACAACATGCTCGGCCAGCAGGTGCTCGTATTAAGTAAGTAGTAAGGTTTTGTCCAAAGTCACCGCTTGTTGTTGTCACAAATCTACCGAAAGACCGCGATTGACCACCAGCTCGAAGACGCCTTAAAAGGCAGCGGCCCACGGCTGCACGTGCTAGCTGTTAGCCGTGTTAGCCGTGTTAGCCGTGTTAGCGTGCCGACAAAGGCAGCCCACATGCTAGGTAGCCTGTTAGCTTCTTACATTTTCATGTCCAGTCATACTCGATTCCCGTAAACGAGCAGCTGGCATGACGTAAGACATGCTACTCCACtgttggacattcattcatttcctacagcttatcctcacgagggcggcggcgtgctggagcctatcccagctgtcttggggcgagaggcgggctacaccctggactggtggccagccaatcacagggcacatatagacaaacaaccattcacactcacattcaagtCATTAGAATTTTTATCATGCACCCCCAATTTGAAGTACTAGAGAAACTGctaatatgtattcatgtatctCAACTGTACAGGCTGaacttaaaaatgaaaccaggaaaatacaacaaaatggagagcatacaagcatattcaagagtcaaattgcatgttgagtactctaaatttgtacatgttggtaggtcagtattgaaatgaaagccatcttaaatggcttatttatttacttatgtctactatattggccaataggagtgtaaaggtgaccacaggggtgttatatcatgtctaaaAAGCTCTAGTCATGTTGTAaagcatattttaaaaagaatgtTTGATGACATAACTATGAATTTACAAATGCTAGTATGTGCATGTCGTTTGTTTTTCTGACGTTGAGACCAGTGGTTCCCGAAGGGGTCCACAGGGGGtacaggaaaaaaaggaaaacaatttgtgcctaacactcaaaattacgagtgcacctgaacgcctcacagtgcgAGGAGACCGAGCTGCAAGTTGTCCCTATGGGACAATAGTTGTCCCAAGTTGTCCCTATGTGCATCACATCAGATGAGTAAGTGTGAGTGATGACTTTGTGTTTCATCATGAAGATGCCATTTCTATTGGTGTTCCAATTGATCCCACAACCTGGCACTATGATGGAGATTCACCCCACAATGCTTGCATGTATTGTTGTGTTTCAGGTACTATTTATTAACAAGGAGGTAGTGGTTCTTaaagagttgggacaccatggaaagattccaggcAGATCATttacacttcatactcaacaagcaggatccaAACTAGCAAACTCCTGTCAGTGCTGCTCcagctttttctaaaatggtgcattcaggtgcatcacctAACCCCTGGGACAcaagttgccgctgcattcagggacacttgtgAATAACAGCAAACACAGCCCCACATGcacatgcagcccaaagtaGGTGATATCTCCAATGACAATGTTAGTCTACTTCTAACAGACATCCATGTTAAACAAAGctttggacaggaagtgctttACCATGATTGGTCAGCCTTCCCCTTCCATTTGCTATGACATGAACATTCTGACTTCAACCAGAGCCATCCTGAGTCAGGCTTAGATGAAGATGAACTGGATGGAAGTGTggtgtgcaggagtaggggtacgtggcttcaggtcaaatgtctgaaggggtacgtgacTGTAAAAGGTGTGGTCACTGGTCTAGACCCTGGGGATCCGGCCTggcggttagggttaggcgcaTGGATGGAATGTGAAATGGCCGTATTGCTATTTCAAAACGCACTTCCTGTGTGCAGACCAGAACGTGAAGAGAGAGTCGGGGCGTAAAGTCCAGACGGGAAACATCAATGCTGCCAAGGTGAGTGTCCGCCCAGCGCCCAACCACACCCCCCGACATGCTGATGACTGTCAAACGCCATGTGTATCACAGACCATTGCTGATGTCATCAGGACATGTCTGGGACCCCGTGCCATGATGAAGGTGAGTCATCTTCACATTTACGACACACTGTTTTACCCACGTGTTGTATTTACGGTACTCATAATGCCGTGTGTACTGGCGACTCTTCCAGCCTTAGTAGATACTAGGCTAGTAGTGCTGATGTTAGCTGGGtggctagcaatgctaatatatGTGGATGGCTAGCATGTTGTAGCACACCTGGTGGCTCGAAGACCGAATATTTTTGTAGGTGGCTAGCAGCGCTAATGTTAGCAGGGGGGCTAGCAGTGTTAATATTTATGTAGTTGGCTCACGGCGCTAATGTTACAAGGTGGCTGGcggtgctaatgttagcagggTGGCTAGCGGTGCTAATGATGTGTTTCCAGATGCTGCTTGACCCCACGGGAGGCATTGTCATGACCAATGATGGAAATGCCATTCTGCGCGAGGTGAGCCTTGCTAAGTTTTTGCAATGCAAAGATCTATCTTTGTTTGACTGCTTCCGTGTCTCCATGGTGACAGATCCAGGTGCAGCATCCCGCCGCTAAATCGATGATTGAGATCAGCCGGACGCAAGATGAGGAGGTGGGAGATGGAACCACGTCTGTCATCATCCTGGGTGAGGAAGCTAACATCCGTGTGTCATGTGGACAATGCTTTTATTTCTTactgtgcgtgtgcgtgttagCTGGAGAGATGCTAGCGGTAGCGGAGCAGTTCCTGGAGCAGCAGATGCATCCGACTGTCATCATCAGTGCATACAGGCGAGCGTTGGAGGACATGTTGGAGACTTTGAAGGAGATCAGGTAGCCAAACGATACATGAGCTTCCTGCCAAACTTGTCGTGTGATTGAACGTTTTGATGGTGGTCAGCATCCCTGTGGACACGGCGGATCGCTCCATGATGCTGAAAATCGTGCACTCGGCCATCAACACCAAAGCTCTGAGCCGCTGGTCGCAGCTGGCGTGCGGCATGGCGTTGGACGCCGTGGTCACCGTGGAGATGGAGGACAATGGCCGCAAGGAGATTGATATCAAGAAGTACGCCAAAGTGGAGAAGGTAGGCCACATGGCCCACCACGTGCACTCTCGTATGCTGAGTGCACTTGTGGAACATTTTCCAGGTTCCAGGAGGGATCATCGAGGACTCGTGCGTGCTGAGAGGTGTGATGGTCAACAAGGACGTGACGCATGCACGCATGAGACGTGCCATCAAAGATCCTCGCATCGTCCTCTTGGACTGCTCGCTGGAGTACAAGAAGGGCGAGAGCCAGGTGACCTTCACACATGCTGTCAATCATCATGCCGGTCCTGACAGAAGGTACCGTGTTTAGACGGACATCGAGATCAGCAAGGAGGAAGACTTTGCCAGGATCCTGCAGATGGAGGAAGAATACATCCAGCAGATGTGTGAGGACATCATCCGCGTCAAACCCGACCTCGTCTTCACGGAGAAGGGTGTCTCAGGTAGGTCACGTCACGTCATGTTTGATGGACGCCATCTTGATGTTGTGGCTCCGCCCCACCAGACCTGGCTCAGCACTACCTGATGAAGGCCAACATCACCGCCATTCGTCGTGTCAGGAAGACGGACAACAACCGCATCGCCAGGTAAAGGCAGCTCATCTGCATAAAAGGATGTGGCCAATCAGCAGGACGCCGTGTCTTCCTGCAGGGCGTGCGGCGCTCGCATCGTCAGCCGCACCGATGAGCTGCGTGAGGAAGACGTAGGGATGGGGGCGGGGCTGTTTGAGGTGAAGAAGATTGGAGACGAGTACTTCACCTTCATCACAGAGTGCAAAGACCCCAAAGCCTGCACCATCCTCCTGAGAGGCGCCAGCAAGGAGATCCTCGCCGTGAGCTCCTCGCTTCCTGTGACCTCACCCCACCTCTCACTGTCTAACTCCGCCCCCCTCTCTGCAGGAGGTGGAGAGGAACCTGCAGGATGCCATGCAGGTGTGTCGGAATGTCATGCTGGAGCCCTTCCTGCTGCCTGGCGGCGGTGCTGTGGAGATGGCGGTGTCCAAGTGTCTGATGGAGCGTTCTCGTGCCCTGGTGGGCGTGGAGCAGTGGCCCTATCGGGCCGTGGCGCAGGCACTGGAGGTCATCCCCCGAACGCTCATCCAGAACTGCGGTGCCTCCACCATCCGCGTGCTGACCTCACTGAGGGTAGGATGGTTTTAGCCGCTCCAGTACTTGGCCGTAtgaccgcctctcgcccccaacaGGCCAAGCACACCCAGCAGGACGCCGCTGTGTGGGGCGTGGACGGCGAGACGGGCTCCCTGACCGACATGGCGGCCGCAGGCATCTGGGAGCCGCTGGCTGTCAAAGCACAGACGTACAAGACGGCGGTGGAGGTGAGATGCTTGATTACTTCGCTCTCAGTTGCTCACTTCTGACCCGCTCTCTCCGCTCTCGCCGCAGACCGCCATCTTGTTGCTGCGCATTGACGACATCGTGTCGGGGcacaaaaagaaagacaaggACGAGCCCATGGGAGGCCCTGGCGACCAATAACGTCATCACATGGCCGCTCCTTCATCCTCTGtcttaccaaaataaaatacaccttATCTCCAGCTTGCCAGAATAAAACACCTCTCATCTtcttactaaaataaaatacacttctAATGAATCAGGGTgaaatgagtgaatttccatgagTGAAATGGTCTGATACCGATACCAGTAGGGATGGCATAGATGCTTACCTCCGTCCTTAGTGCCTGGAGAGGGGATGTGATATCACTGATATCGGTGTGCATGTACGCAAGCTTGTTTCAAGCACGGTGCAAACGCTCACACATCATCCGTACCCCCAGGCAGCCCCCCACGCAaggaaagttcctcctgcactgaaAGTCCTatatagtgtctgcatgctcccaatccgtactgaggcggtactccTCCCCTAGGGTTGCCCACGCTTGCAAGTACGGCGGGGGGGTGTCTATAGCCGCCGCCTGAAGGATGATCACATCTCCAGCCTCAGACTCACATCacagacatttttgaggcaccTTTTGTGAGGGTGAAGAACTACACTTTTTCGTTTTAAGGAGGCGAGGTGTAAGGCGTATAGAGTGACTCTTTTCAGGACCAAACCTCACGAACTCGTACTCTTTGGAGAGGACGTGTGGGCTCCGTTTGTTCAACTCAATAGGTGTCTCAACTACAGTCGCATTCTCATGACATCATCCGTGCGCCTACTTTACAGGCATGAGCAATCATCTTTCGCCAAATTAGTAAAACAGCTACACTAATTTCTCATGTGTTTTTTGCCCCAAAATAAAGTCTCTTGGCAATTTCCGTTCACCGGTCAGGGAAGACACAGGACGACTTGTGCCCGGCAGT comes from the Doryrhamphus excisus isolate RoL2022-K1 chromosome 14, RoL_Dexc_1.0, whole genome shotgun sequence genome and includes:
- the LOC131101718 gene encoding T-complex protein 1 subunit gamma; translation: MLGQQVLVLNQNVKRESGRKVQTGNINAAKTIADVIRTCLGPRAMMKMLLDPTGGIVMTNDGNAILREIQVQHPAAKSMIEISRTQDEEVGDGTTSVIILAGEMLAVAEQFLEQQMHPTVIISAYRRALEDMLETLKEISIPVDTADRSMMLKIVHSAINTKALSRWSQLACGMALDAVVTVEMEDNGRKEIDIKKYAKVEKVPGGIIEDSCVLRGVMVNKDVTHARMRRAIKDPRIVLLDCSLEYKKGESQTDIEISKEEDFARILQMEEEYIQQMCEDIIRVKPDLVFTEKGVSDLAQHYLMKANITAIRRVRKTDNNRIARACGARIVSRTDELREEDVGMGAGLFEVKKIGDEYFTFITECKDPKACTILLRGASKEILAEVERNLQDAMQVCRNVMLEPFLLPGGGAVEMAVSKCLMERSRALVGVEQWPYRAVAQALEVIPRTLIQNCGASTIRVLTSLRAKHTQQDAAVWGVDGETGSLTDMAAAGIWEPLAVKAQTYKTAVETAILLLRIDDIVSGHKKKDKDEPMGGPGDQ